A genomic window from Salvia splendens isolate huo1 chromosome 11, SspV2, whole genome shotgun sequence includes:
- the LOC121755038 gene encoding uncharacterized protein LOC121755038, with translation MRNKSWPMLSDWKEIFGKDRAEGFKGMDTGEAVQKIYGSKVAVGKSSAKSSPITLEELFPDEVFPSGVLPEMVDESTSAPAPVRVNPRVQNKTPKKRKTKDKMDSVLELMNRIHEDTNERLKDISTRIGYEFDLSTKRTEVFNQLNGMPGLTIKQQFYAAKNLVKEPELMDLFRGLDDLARPTFVFDLLETDGMI, from the coding sequence ATGAGGAATAAGTCGTGGCCTATGTTGAGTGACTGGAAGGAGATTTTCGGCAAGGACCGTGCAGAGGGGTTTAAGGGCATGGACACTGGCGAGGCGGTGCAAAAGATTTATGGTTCAAAGGTTGCTGTGGGTAAAAGTTCAGCGAAGTCTTCCCCAATTACCTTAGAGGAACTCTTCCCTGATGAAGTTTTCCCGAGCGGTGTTCTGCCGGAGATGGTAGATGAGAGCACTTCCGCACCAGCGCCTGTGCGTGTAAATCCGAGGGTGCAAAACAAAACACCGAAGAAGAGGAAGACTAAGGACAAGATGGACAGTGTCCTGGAGCTGATGAATCGCATCCACGAAGACACCAATGAGCGGCTGAAGGACATCTCTACCCGAATTGGTTATGAGTTTGATCTAAGCACGAAGAGAACTGAAGTCTTCAATCAGCTGAATGGGATGCCCGGGCTGACCATCAAGCAACAATTTTATGCCGCGAAAAATTTAGTCAAGGAGCCTGAGCTTATGGATCTGTTTAGAGGTTTGGATGACTTGGCGCGACCGACATTTGTGTTCGACCTTCTAGAGACAGATGGAATGATTTGA
- the LOC121755015 gene encoding uncharacterized protein LOC121755015: protein MLTEEEEDNEVYTPDIESSDDNPPSGVESDSADDSDYDDDRGAVDDDKYPTWTLKLTKSNTKRTIEIPIDFWQVHLRSAPQQNVVHFLVDGQTWRLLLKYSPGKIWVKHGWRLFKDANALFPGVRCHFELVDAQDIQFYVWFDRP, encoded by the exons A TGTTGACAGAGGAGGAAGAGGACAATGAGGTCTACACCCCTGACATTGAATCATCGGACGATAATCCCCCATCCGGCGTAGAATCCGACTCAGCCGACGACAGTGATTACGACGATGATAGAGGTGCGGTTGATGACGACAAGTATCCCACATGGACGTTGAAACTGACCAAGTCAAATACCAAGCGAACTATAGAAATACCCATTGACTTTTGGCAAGTCCACCTGCGTTCCGCCCCACAGCAAAATGTCGTGCATTTTCTTGTTGACGGGCAAACATGGCGGCTCCTACTCAAGTATAGCCCGGGCAAGATCTGGGTCAAGCATGGTTGGCGCCTCTTCAAAGATGCTAACGCGTTGTTCCCTGGTGTTCGTTGCCACTTTGAGCTCGTCGATGCTCAGGACATCCAGTTTTATGTATGGTTTGATCGTCCTTAA
- the LOC121754927 gene encoding uncharacterized protein LOC121754927 isoform X1: MEDDGSNSVPNVDPDYQRLPAFMMVFHQGRFHDDMRLPDKFVGINGHDLPFDCRLVWPNGIRYRVRILKLANGFFFSSGWREFVRATGVVHDDHLTFTLVDLLKTTMWKVATARTSIRPMITCHRGLNLRQQWMTTTWTIEGH; encoded by the exons ATGGAAGATGATGGTTCTAACTCCGTCCCGAACGTCGACCCGGACTACCAACGACTCCCCGCATTCATGATGGTTTTCCACCAGGGGCGATTCCATGATGACATG CGACTTCCAGACAAATTTGTCGGGATTAACGGGCATGACCTACCGTTCGACTGCAGGCTCGTTTGGCCGAATGGAATACGCTATAGAGTGCGAATTCTAAAGCTTGCCAATGGGTTCTTCTTCTCATCCGGATGGAGAGAGTTTGTTCGTGCTACCGGCGTTGTACACGACGATCATCTCACCTTCACTTTGGTGGAT TTGTTGAAGACGACGATGTGGAAGGTAGCCACGGCCCGGACATCGATACGTCCGATGATTACGTGCCATCGGGGACTGAATCTGAGACAACAATGGATGACGACTACGTGGACGATAGAGGGGCACTAA
- the LOC121754927 gene encoding putative B3 domain-containing protein Os03g0619850 isoform X2 encodes MEDDGSNSVPNVDPDYQRLPAFMMVFHQGRFHDDMRLPDKFVGINGHDLPFDCRLVWPNGIRYRVRILKLANGFFFSSGWREFVRATGVVHDDHLTFTLVDVGIFNVKRFDSETHFPLC; translated from the exons ATGGAAGATGATGGTTCTAACTCCGTCCCGAACGTCGACCCGGACTACCAACGACTCCCCGCATTCATGATGGTTTTCCACCAGGGGCGATTCCATGATGACATG CGACTTCCAGACAAATTTGTCGGGATTAACGGGCATGACCTACCGTTCGACTGCAGGCTCGTTTGGCCGAATGGAATACGCTATAGAGTGCGAATTCTAAAGCTTGCCAATGGGTTCTTCTTCTCATCCGGATGGAGAGAGTTTGTTCGTGCTACCGGCGTTGTACACGACGATCATCTCACCTTCACTTTGGTGGATGTAGGAATTTTCAATGTTAAACGGTTTGATAGCGAAACGCATTTTCCCCT TTGTTGA
- the LOC121755240 gene encoding uncharacterized protein LOC121755240 — protein MDTLLLSIVIKLRTNSSSTDDYVTDSVLNEACKVINLRFATAITCADIVSRLELLRVRHQTFNEVVSTPGVSWDLDEKRIIADEETWKFIFRTPPRWCLLLPRRGGI, from the exons ATGGATACGTTGCTACTTTCTATTGTGATCAAGCTGCGAACTAACAGCTCATCGACAGATGACTATGTAACGGATTCGGTGCTCAACGAGGCATGTAAGGTAATCAATCTTCGCTTTGCCACTGCAATAACTTGTGCTGATATTGTCAGTCGGTTGGAGCTACTCCGAGTTCGCCACCAGACTTTCAACGAAGTTGTTAGTACACCGGGAGTCAGCTGGGACCTTGATGAGAAGCGCATCATTGCAGACGAAGAAACTTGGAAGTTTATATTTCGG ACACCCCCTCGCTGGTGCTTACTATTACCGAGACGAGGTGGAATATAG
- the LOC121754596 gene encoding uncharacterized protein LOC121754596 — MCCQDGRVQLVIREYYVMPLAGLSGLKYANSEGFITPYKGVRYHLKEWSHRTQAPQTAEELFNLKHSKARNVIERSFAVFKMRWGILRTPSFYPIEVQTGLIIACFLLHNFIRTHMEVDSYDELVGEHDEDGYGSDHDDPVVTTITTVAPTPLWTKKRDDLASAMWANRTNV; from the exons ATGTGCTGCCAGGATGGGAGGGTTCAGCTGGTGATTCGCGAATATTACGTGATGCCATTAGCCGGCCTCTCGGGCTTAAA ATATGCCAACAGCGAGGGATTCATCACTCCGTACAAAGGCGTTCGTTACCATTTGAAGGAGTGGAGTCATAGAACCCAGGCACCGCAAACAGCCGAGGAATTGTTCAACTTGAAGCATTCTAAAGCTCGGAATGTTATTGAGCGTTCATTTGCAGTATTCAAGATGCGTTGGGGAATACTTCGCACTCCAAGCTTCTATCCTATTGAGGTCCAAACGGGATTGATCATTGCGTGTTTCTTGCTCCACAATTTTATACGCACTCACATGGAGGTGGATTCGTATGATGAATTGGTAGGAGAACATGATGAAGATGGGTATGGAAGTGATCACGATGATCCCGTCGTGACCACTATAACTACGGTCGCACCAACACCATTGTGGACGAAGAAAAGGGACGACCTTGCTTCTGCAATGTGGGCTAATAGGACAAACGTGTGA